The Methanosphaera sp. BMS genome contains a region encoding:
- a CDS encoding asparagine synthetase B encodes MCSIIVLDNKSSLDDAYWMLDKLNHRGPDAHGVYYKGNVYYNRKPDQFDDNSKKMNDDIILAHNLLSVVGDNIAQPLSSSNLVLVANAEIYNSQELMDKYNLDTDSDCEIILKIIEYHYVDNLKDAVFKALGELDGDYAFCVYDHNDYLIVRDRMGVKPVYYSNRLDKFICASEKKAFKDKSEVTSLNPRQAIYNGQLIDVADEYTRCESLTDIDEIKCKLRDALVTAVDKRSRNLDKLALLFSAGVDSTLIAVILKELDVDFTAYTIGTANSQDLEFAKKVACDIDIPLKYNIITKEDVEYYFEPTLNSIEDNNLMKLGVGMAIKMASNLASMDECKVILSGQGADELFAGYNRYKNKINTPQQLLDELSSDLNNMYLVNLERDDKVVMSNSMELRVPFLDKDVVDVACRVPVKYLIDSPEDSIRKHILRDVAYELGVPETIAYRPKKAAQYGTGIDKIIRKKLLKQEKYRKILDNPNY; translated from the coding sequence ATGTGTTCTATAATTGTATTGGATAATAAATCATCATTGGATGATGCATATTGGATGTTGGATAAGTTAAATCATAGAGGACCGGATGCTCATGGAGTATATTATAAAGGAAATGTCTATTACAATAGAAAACCGGATCAATTTGATGATAATAGTAAAAAGATGAACGATGATATAATCTTGGCACATAACTTGTTATCAGTTGTTGGTGATAATATAGCCCAACCGTTATCTTCATCTAATCTCGTGCTTGTTGCCAATGCCGAGATATATAACTCCCAAGAGTTGATGGACAAGTATAATCTCGATACGGATTCTGATTGTGAGATAATATTAAAGATAATAGAGTATCATTATGTTGATAATCTAAAAGATGCTGTTTTTAAAGCATTGGGTGAATTGGATGGGGATTATGCTTTTTGTGTATATGACCATAATGATTATTTGATTGTCCGTGACAGGATGGGCGTAAAACCCGTATACTACTCCAACAGATTGGATAAATTCATATGTGCATCCGAAAAGAAGGCATTCAAAGACAAATCAGAAGTCACTTCATTAAATCCGAGACAAGCGATATATAACGGTCAATTGATTGATGTTGCCGATGAATACACAAGATGTGAGAGCCTGACGGATATTGATGAAATCAAATGTAAATTAAGGGATGCATTGGTAACTGCCGTAGACAAAAGGTCCAGAAACTTGGATAAATTAGCACTTCTTTTTTCAGCTGGTGTTGACTCCACATTGATAGCTGTTATTCTAAAAGAATTGGATGTTGACTTTACTGCATATACCATAGGTACTGCCAATAGCCAGGATTTGGAATTTGCTAAAAAAGTGGCATGTGATATAGATATTCCCTTGAAGTATAATATAATAACCAAAGAAGATGTTGAATATTACTTTGAGCCTACATTAAATTCTATTGAAGACAATAATCTTATGAAATTGGGAGTCGGTATGGCAATTAAAATGGCAAGTAACCTTGCAAGCATGGATGAATGTAAGGTAATCCTATCAGGTCAGGGAGCAGATGAACTCTTTGCCGGATACAACCGATACAAAAATAAGATAAACACACCCCAACAACTGCTGGATGAACTGTCATCAGACTTAAACAATATGTACCTGGTAAACCTTGAGCGTGATGACAAGGTTGTCATGTCAAACTCAATGGAGCTAAGAGTACCGTTTCTAGATAAGGATGTAGTTGATGTAGCCTGCCGGGTACCCGTCAAATACCTCATCGATTCACCAGAGGATTCCATAAGAAAACACATACTGAGGGATGTGGCCTATGAATTGGGAGTACCCGAAACAATCGCATACAGACCTAAAAAGGCCGCCCAATACGGAACGGGAATAGATAAGATTATCAGAAAAAAACTATTAAAACAAGAAAAGTATCGGAAAATATTGGATAACCCAAACTATTGA
- a CDS encoding glycosyltransferase — protein sequence MKNDKISLNTYLNNLRDSLNDSSIEYDDEVIDNLEGFINELIDDNARNDKKLNSLRRINNQLNRYRDELSRRMDILEKKAYKMEGLYDATLNKNRQLNRNYHIQKALNDRMDKYYTDISRTHQSDNEELYELTLKKQYLMQVLANLDIIKNIIDTNITYGNLFNLDSDIRLSPGYDVISQSKLFNANYYTDRYMDDDKLDAISHYLLVGATLGYNPSENFNTNWYKQRYLLDDNANPLVSYLLKGQYEGKLPLPPHEEFGLDITNTHEYTLIDESGLFDRKYYRDKYHVMTDTITHYLSIGYLKDYNPNAEFDSRYYSDNYELTDEIPLIHYILKSEDDRTNSNTLYDKNILPDIQDSYPYNHIKQYGLLDYEKYNKHQDKGFYDDEILNYVEVGYKNNYYLNDEFDSNSYQSTHDLFDNPLDNYIYDVAYNEYKYSKKDYDQPEEAVISDTREYNIIREEKLFDDEYYRRQYNIKGDVDLLEHYLTTGDALGYNPSEIFDTVQYKKKHALTNTNALYHYILNFKEDILIDEQLTDDISESIEYRLIEESGLFDANYYTEIYADELDEFTDPIMHFMENSHKNNPNKNFNSIEYMARHGYPNDSHINPLVEYILNGDDSIHAENLEDNYQSIDEKYLEDYSILSNSKYFDPIYYIEHNPNLSDNDDAIDYYIRKGRYEDYPTSKYFDKKEYYRLNLDLKTYGIDPVIHFTQNGHKEKRPFKRAKLELSDMAAYDSNICDWYDVIYESDYFDEYYYMEENPEVEALDIDPILHYILIGADNGKNPSKYFSTNEYLRVYGDVKNSHINPLYHYLNNGIHEGRFCHIPKEDYVKNYDSKYDILESKKIIKALHRKVSIIIPIYNAYEETRECIRSVLENTQVDYELILINDASSDERIETLLDSLEDISFIRVIHNKSNQGFVKNVNMGMKQSSNDVVLLNSDTKVTPKWLSRLVTSAYSDDRIATVTPISNSSDLSIEKLGLDDNQEVLNDYSYQVNKLANTDKLLSPTGNGFCLYIKREVLENIGYFDEIFGMGYGEETDFTSRAAANGWINIRNPSVFVYHKRHASFKKQNTDKLKSKNKEIILERYPQVFDKWDNFASSLEVQKTLDDITENVKRGINSQRILCITELIDDEADIDNLMLLRLSRKYDTIVLAVGDNVIRLFKYTPQMSPIFNQWEYDFSYDSDRFFRLYFNILVNLKIDLVYLKNARRLYHSSNSEVLIYNRMIKYLEIEQITESTHTIDTILPACDKLLNPVDSFDNLISKKSSNIDFTGKRMVVYTAVTGTYDEPLIPQERIEGFDYICFTDNPFLKSDFWDIRPIESEGLNATQTARMYKILAHKYLSDYDYSLWIDTNIEIIGDIRDFINKYSVNNKLLAFKHPQRDCIYDEADECIRLKKDEMDNIIPQINRYRDEGYPEHNGLISSGILFRKHNDPDVIGVMEDWFGQIIEGSYRDQLSFNYACYKNNFTYDATDSYIFKNEYFQIHDHLNNGYFMRKVNTQYDSWYHLKYDNEEVNTICEAFHRKTSVVIPIYNAYEETKSCIESVLENTTIDYELLLINDSSTDERIHDLLESYRDYSHITVIHNDVNQGFVKNVNKAFMNTSNDVVLLNSDTIVTPKWLQKLKYKAYTNQKIATVTAVSNNAGAFSVPQPEANDIPDQFTINDMANIVEKASDDSIVQTPTANGFCMYIKKEAINDVGFFDEIYGMGYGEENDFCMRLLRKGWKHVIDPSVYIYHKRSVSFSTKKDKLIEKHSQILRMKYPDYKKRVNEFISSTNFRKIRNNIDDAINSTTKESNRKRILYAIHNGSGGALHTTMDIMKNVDKNMDTYLIVTGKQDIALYKYNSLGNNDIEHKDGDKEFVKYLQLLRKWPKEYSYTAMDTTIDELKKIYFNILVNLKIDIVHVMHLIHSSFDLVELSKLLGLPVVMSFHDFYYICPSHNLLDDNGNYCAGICSEYNPDSINNGQCSVAAGLNLPILKLYKQKWHKKVSEMLNLCDVFQAPSQCVCDMYKKAYPQLMDKDFRFIEHGRDLQTPSEIEVMPLKDDEPVRILFPGHIGRSKGYELIKGIKQLDVDDRLEFHYMGSIYGSEDLEDYGTYHGFYDRSDFEEIVREVNPHFIGILSIWPETYCHTLTESWSCGVPVLTIDIGALGERVHEHGGGFFIDMDAERAYRDILDIIADEDAYAERVNEITGINIKTTQEMTDEYMDIYEKLIK from the coding sequence ATGAAAAATGATAAAATAAGCTTAAACACTTATCTAAACAATCTACGGGATAGCTTGAATGATTCATCCATAGAATATGATGATGAAGTAATTGATAATCTTGAAGGATTCATAAATGAACTAATAGATGACAACGCCAGAAATGATAAGAAGCTAAACAGCCTAAGGCGAATCAACAACCAACTAAACCGTTACCGTGATGAACTGTCAAGGCGGATGGATATCCTTGAGAAGAAAGCATATAAAATGGAAGGTTTATACGACGCTACACTAAATAAGAATAGGCAATTGAATAGGAATTATCATATCCAAAAGGCACTAAATGACCGGATGGACAAATACTATACGGACATATCCCGAACTCATCAATCGGACAATGAAGAACTCTATGAATTAACCCTAAAGAAACAATACCTCATGCAGGTACTGGCCAACCTGGATATCATCAAGAACATAATAGACACAAACATCACCTATGGAAATCTCTTTAACCTGGATAGTGATATCAGATTAAGTCCGGGCTATGACGTGATAAGCCAATCAAAGCTCTTTAATGCCAACTACTACACCGACAGGTATATGGATGATGACAAGTTGGATGCCATAAGCCACTACCTGCTGGTAGGAGCAACCCTAGGCTACAATCCATCAGAAAACTTCAACACCAACTGGTATAAACAGAGATACCTCCTGGATGACAACGCAAACCCACTTGTCAGCTACCTGCTTAAGGGCCAATACGAGGGTAAGCTTCCGCTGCCACCACACGAAGAGTTTGGCCTGGACATAACAAATACCCATGAATACACATTAATTGACGAATCAGGACTCTTTGACAGGAAGTATTACAGGGATAAATACCACGTTATGACCGATACAATAACCCACTACCTCTCAATAGGATACCTAAAGGATTATAATCCAAACGCTGAGTTTGACAGCAGATACTACAGCGACAACTATGAATTAACAGATGAAATACCATTGATACACTACATACTAAAATCGGAGGATGACAGGACAAATTCAAACACCCTATATGATAAAAACATTCTACCCGACATACAGGACAGCTACCCATACAACCACATAAAGCAATACGGCCTCCTGGACTATGAAAAGTACAACAAACATCAGGATAAGGGATTTTATGATGATGAAATCCTAAACTACGTTGAAGTGGGCTATAAAAACAATTACTACCTGAATGATGAATTCGATTCAAACAGCTACCAGTCAACACATGATTTGTTTGACAATCCGCTGGACAACTACATCTATGACGTGGCCTATAACGAATACAAATACTCCAAAAAGGACTATGACCAGCCTGAAGAGGCCGTTATATCCGACACTAGGGAATATAACATAATCCGTGAGGAAAAGTTATTCGATGATGAATACTATAGAAGACAGTATAATATAAAGGGTGATGTGGACCTATTGGAACACTACCTTACAACGGGAGACGCACTTGGATACAATCCATCCGAAATATTTGACACGGTCCAATACAAGAAAAAGCACGCACTTACAAATACCAATGCACTGTATCATTACATACTCAACTTCAAGGAGGACATTCTCATCGATGAACAATTAACCGATGACATAAGCGAAAGCATAGAATATCGTTTGATTGAAGAATCAGGACTCTTTGATGCCAACTACTACACGGAAATCTATGCAGATGAATTGGATGAATTTACAGATCCAATCATGCACTTCATGGAAAATTCACATAAAAACAATCCAAACAAAAACTTCAACAGCATAGAATACATGGCAAGACACGGATATCCTAACGATTCACACATCAATCCGCTTGTAGAATACATACTAAATGGTGATGATTCAATTCATGCCGAAAACCTGGAGGACAACTATCAGTCTATTGATGAAAAATACCTTGAAGACTATTCAATACTCTCCAATTCAAAGTACTTTGACCCAATATACTACATAGAACACAACCCCAACCTATCAGACAATGATGATGCAATAGACTACTACATAAGAAAGGGAAGATATGAGGATTACCCGACCAGCAAATACTTCGACAAGAAGGAATACTACAGATTAAACCTTGACCTGAAGACATATGGCATAGACCCTGTCATACATTTTACACAAAACGGACATAAAGAAAAAAGGCCATTCAAGAGAGCAAAACTAGAACTATCGGATATGGCAGCATATGACTCCAATATATGTGACTGGTACGATGTAATCTACGAGTCCGATTACTTCGATGAATACTACTACATGGAGGAAAATCCCGAAGTAGAGGCACTTGATATAGATCCGATACTACACTACATACTCATAGGGGCAGACAACGGAAAGAATCCATCCAAATACTTCTCAACAAACGAGTACCTAAGGGTATACGGGGACGTAAAAAACAGCCATATAAACCCATTATACCACTATCTTAACAATGGAATACATGAAGGCAGATTCTGCCATATACCAAAAGAGGATTACGTCAAAAACTATGACTCAAAATATGACATCCTCGAGTCAAAGAAAATCATCAAAGCACTACACCGGAAGGTATCGATAATAATACCGATATACAATGCATATGAAGAAACCAGGGAATGTATCAGGAGCGTACTTGAAAATACACAAGTGGACTATGAACTGATACTTATAAACGATGCAAGCAGTGATGAACGAATAGAAACATTGCTTGACAGCCTAGAGGACATATCATTTATCAGGGTAATTCACAACAAGTCCAACCAGGGATTTGTCAAGAACGTGAACATGGGCATGAAGCAGTCATCAAATGACGTTGTACTGTTAAACAGCGATACCAAGGTAACGCCGAAATGGCTATCCAGGCTGGTGACAAGTGCATACTCTGATGACAGGATAGCAACCGTAACTCCCATAAGTAACTCATCCGACTTGTCAATAGAAAAGCTTGGACTTGATGACAATCAGGAAGTGTTAAATGACTACTCATACCAGGTAAACAAGCTGGCAAATACCGACAAACTGCTAAGTCCAACAGGTAACGGCTTCTGCCTGTACATCAAACGGGAAGTACTCGAGAATATAGGATACTTCGATGAAATATTCGGCATGGGCTACGGTGAAGAAACAGACTTTACAAGCCGGGCTGCAGCCAACGGATGGATAAACATAAGAAATCCATCGGTATTTGTATATCATAAAAGACACGCATCATTCAAGAAGCAAAACACAGACAAACTAAAAAGCAAAAACAAAGAAATAATACTCGAACGCTACCCTCAGGTATTTGACAAGTGGGATAACTTTGCATCATCACTAGAGGTGCAAAAGACACTTGATGACATAACAGAAAACGTCAAAAGGGGCATAAACTCACAGAGAATACTATGCATAACCGAACTGATAGATGACGAGGCGGATATTGACAACTTGATGCTTCTTAGACTGTCAAGAAAATATGATACGATTGTATTGGCAGTAGGGGATAACGTCATCAGATTATTCAAGTATACCCCACAGATGAGTCCAATATTTAACCAGTGGGAGTATGACTTTTCATATGACAGCGACAGGTTCTTCAGGCTATACTTCAACATACTCGTAAATCTAAAGATAGACCTAGTATACCTGAAGAATGCACGCAGATTATATCACTCATCAAACAGTGAAGTATTGATATATAACAGGATGATAAAATACCTTGAAATAGAACAGATAACCGAATCCACACATACGATAGACACTATACTGCCGGCATGCGACAAACTGCTAAACCCGGTAGACTCATTCGACAATCTTATAAGCAAAAAATCATCCAACATAGACTTCACAGGTAAACGGATGGTGGTATACACGGCGGTAACAGGTACATATGACGAGCCGTTAATACCACAGGAAAGAATAGAGGGCTTTGACTATATATGCTTTACCGACAATCCATTCTTAAAGTCAGACTTCTGGGATATAAGGCCAATAGAAAGTGAAGGCCTGAATGCTACACAAACGGCACGAATGTACAAGATACTGGCCCACAAATACCTCTCCGATTATGACTACTCCTTATGGATAGATACCAACATCGAGATAATAGGAGACATACGTGACTTTATAAACAAGTACTCTGTCAACAATAAGTTACTGGCATTCAAACATCCACAGAGGGACTGTATCTATGATGAGGCAGATGAATGCATCAGGCTCAAAAAGGATGAAATGGACAATATCATCCCACAGATAAACAGATACAGGGATGAAGGCTACCCTGAACATAACGGATTAATCAGTTCGGGAATACTATTCAGAAAGCACAACGACCCCGACGTGATAGGTGTGATGGAGGACTGGTTTGGCCAGATAATCGAGGGAAGCTACCGCGATCAGCTAAGCTTCAACTACGCCTGCTACAAAAACAACTTCACATATGACGCAACCGACAGTTACATATTCAAGAACGAATACTTCCAGATACATGACCACTTAAATAATGGATACTTCATGCGAAAGGTCAACACACAATATGACTCATGGTATCACCTCAAATATGACAATGAAGAGGTAAACACCATATGTGAAGCATTCCACAGGAAAACAAGCGTTGTCATACCGATATACAATGCATACGAGGAGACAAAATCATGTATAGAAAGCGTACTGGAAAACACAACGATAGACTATGAACTGCTTTTAATAAACGATTCATCAACCGATGAAAGAATACACGACCTTCTCGAGTCATACAGGGACTATTCCCACATCACAGTCATACATAATGATGTCAACCAGGGATTTGTAAAAAACGTTAACAAGGCATTCATGAACACCTCCAATGACGTGGTACTGCTAAACAGCGATACCATAGTAACGCCAAAATGGCTGCAGAAACTAAAATACAAGGCATACACCAACCAGAAAATAGCAACGGTGACTGCCGTATCAAACAATGCGGGAGCATTCTCCGTACCACAGCCCGAGGCAAACGACATCCCTGACCAATTTACGATAAACGACATGGCAAACATAGTTGAAAAGGCATCCGATGACTCTATAGTACAGACACCTACCGCCAATGGATTCTGCATGTACATCAAGAAAGAGGCCATAAATGACGTGGGATTTTTCGATGAAATATACGGAATGGGATACGGAGAAGAAAATGACTTCTGCATGAGACTGCTACGCAAAGGCTGGAAACATGTAATAGACCCATCAGTATACATTTACCATAAAAGAAGTGTATCCTTCAGCACCAAAAAGGATAAACTCATAGAAAAGCACTCACAGATACTGCGAATGAAATACCCCGACTACAAAAAACGCGTAAATGAATTCATATCCTCAACAAACTTCAGGAAGATACGAAACAACATAGATGATGCAATAAACTCCACCACCAAGGAGTCCAACAGGAAAAGAATACTCTATGCAATACACAACGGATCAGGAGGAGCACTCCACACCACCATGGACATAATGAAAAACGTTGACAAAAACATGGACACCTACCTCATAGTAACTGGTAAACAGGACATAGCACTCTACAAATACAACAGTCTGGGAAACAATGACATAGAACACAAGGACGGTGACAAGGAATTCGTAAAATACCTGCAGCTGTTAAGAAAATGGCCAAAGGAATACTCCTACACGGCCATGGATACAACAATCGATGAATTGAAGAAGATCTACTTCAACATACTGGTTAACCTAAAGATAGACATAGTGCATGTGATGCACTTAATCCACAGCAGCTTCGACTTGGTGGAGCTTTCAAAACTCTTGGGATTACCTGTGGTAATGTCATTCCATGACTTCTACTACATATGCCCATCACACAACCTGCTTGATGACAATGGAAACTACTGTGCCGGCATATGCAGTGAATATAACCCGGACTCAATAAACAACGGTCAATGCAGTGTAGCTGCCGGATTAAACCTGCCAATATTAAAGTTATACAAACAAAAATGGCACAAAAAGGTAAGTGAAATGCTCAATTTGTGTGATGTGTTCCAGGCACCGTCACAGTGCGTATGTGACATGTACAAAAAGGCGTATCCGCAACTGATGGATAAGGACTTCAGATTCATAGAACATGGAAGGGACCTTCAAACACCATCGGAAATAGAAGTCATGCCACTCAAGGATGATGAACCCGTACGAATACTCTTTCCGGGACATATCGGACGAAGTAAAGGCTATGAACTAATTAAAGGCATAAAACAGTTGGACGTTGATGACAGGCTTGAATTCCACTACATGGGAAGTATCTACGGATCAGAAGACCTTGAAGACTATGGAACATACCACGGCTTCTATGACAGAAGCGACTTCGAAGAGATAGTCCGAGAGGTGAACCCACACTTTATTGGAATACTCTCGATATGGCCCGAAACGTACTGTCACACGCTAACAGAAAGCTGGTCATGTGGAGTACCGGTACTGACGATAGACATTGGAGCACTGGGTGAACGTGTACATGAACACGGCGGAGGATTCTTCATAGACATGGATGCCGAAAGGGCATACCGGGACATACTTGACATAATAGCCGACGAAGATGCATACGCCGAAAGGGTAAATGAAATCACAGGGATAAATATAAAAACAACACAAGAGATGACCGATGAATACATGGACATATATGAAAAACTGATTAAATAA
- a CDS encoding DUF5379 family protein translates to MDEAGIMSVQHIVGGILAGFICFGFQKGYFGIANEVIGVIISLVLVYLLGKHAEKKYGRETIGLNSWIMNGVVPFYFICMVVWIVLINYVV, encoded by the coding sequence ATGGATGAAGCAGGAATCATGTCCGTACAACATATAGTCGGTGGAATATTGGCCGGTTTTATATGTTTTGGATTTCAGAAAGGATATTTTGGTATAGCAAATGAAGTTATAGGTGTAATTATCAGTTTAGTACTCGTATATTTACTTGGTAAACATGCCGAAAAGAAATATGGTAGAGAAACAATCGGTTTAAATTCATGGATTATGAATGGTGTAGTGCCATTTTACTTTATATGTATGGTAGTATGGATTGTTTTAATAAACTACGTAGTATAA